Proteins encoded within one genomic window of Ctenopharyngodon idella isolate HZGC_01 chromosome 6, HZGC01, whole genome shotgun sequence:
- the rgs8 gene encoding regulator of G-protein signaling 8, whose translation MKTRLGCLSNKSDSCSDFSEFLPPAQERSTRYLKLSNDEVTRWADSFDALLSNKYGLAAFRTFLKTEFSDENIEFWLACEDYKKIKSPAKMMSKASKIYKEFIDIHAPREVNIDHRTREETKQRLLEPTPNSLNEVQAKVYSLMEKDSFPRFIRSKIYQDLLNRTQIYCQRKSV comes from the exons ATGAAAACTAGACTAGGGTGCCTGTCTAACAAATCAGACTCATGCAGCGATTTTTCAGAATTCCTGCCTCCTGCTCAGGAGAGGTCCACAAGATACTTGAA GTTATCAAATGATGAAGTGACCAGATGGGCAGATTCATTTGATGCTCTGCTGTCCAATAAAT ATGGTTTGGCAGCTTTCAGAACCTTCCTCAAAACAGAGTTCAGTGATGAAAACATCGAGTTCTGGTTGGCATGTGAGGACTATAAAAAGATCAAATCCCCTGCTAAGATGATGTCTAAGGCCAGTAAGATCTACAAGGAATTTATTGACATTCATGCACCCAGAGAG GTTAACATAGACCACAGGACCAGAGAGGAAACCAAACAGAGGCTTCTGGAGCCAACTCCCAACAGTCTCAATGAAGTCCAAGCTAAAGTGTACAGCCTCATGGAAAAAGACTCCTTTCCTCGGTTTATAAGATCAAAGATCTATCAGGACTTACTGAACAGGACACAGATATACTGCCAGAGGAAATCTGTTTAA